Proteins encoded in a region of the Enterococcus gilvus ATCC BAA-350 genome:
- a CDS encoding class A sortase produces the protein MKKKRNWILNIFLFLLLLVGLALIFNNQIKYFLMQHNGERYAVSQLDQAEIDKNMQKEETFDFDAVQPVSTEAVLQAQLSNKRLPVIGGIAIPSVEINLPIFKGLSNEVLFYGAGTLSPDQKMGEGNYALASHRADRPGLLFTPLDSIKEGDLIYLTDLHNIYTYKTTLKVRVQPTEVKYLDVHPDKQQVTLITCGEIEGVTRIIVQGELTAITPTKNATDTMLKAFEMEQRTY, from the coding sequence ATTACTTTTAGTAGGTTTGGCTTTGATTTTCAATAATCAGATCAAGTATTTTTTGATGCAGCATAATGGCGAACGTTATGCCGTGTCCCAACTCGATCAAGCTGAAATCGATAAAAATATGCAAAAAGAAGAGACGTTTGATTTTGATGCTGTACAGCCAGTCAGCACAGAAGCCGTGCTGCAAGCACAGTTGAGTAACAAGCGCTTGCCTGTGATCGGCGGGATTGCGATCCCTTCTGTAGAGATCAATCTGCCTATTTTTAAAGGCTTATCCAATGAAGTCCTCTTTTATGGTGCAGGAACCTTGTCTCCTGACCAAAAAATGGGCGAAGGAAATTATGCATTAGCCAGCCACCGTGCGGATCGGCCTGGCCTATTGTTTACACCACTTGATAGCATCAAAGAAGGCGATTTGATCTATCTAACCGATCTACACAATATTTATACCTACAAAACGACGTTGAAAGTCCGCGTGCAGCCGACAGAAGTAAAATATTTAGATGTGCATCCAGACAAACAACAAGTCACCTTGATTACTTGTGGCGAGATCGAGGGCGTTACACGGATTATTGTTCAAGGAGAGCTGACGGCGATCACACCGACAAAAAATGCGACAGATACGATGCTCAAAGCCTTTGAAATGGAACAACGAACATATTAA
- a CDS encoding YdbC family protein — protein sequence MAEFNYEIVEEIAVLSENPKGWRKELNLVSWNERPPKFDLRDWAPDHEKMGKGVTLSNEEFAILKETLANM from the coding sequence ATGGCAGAATTTAATTATGAGATCGTGGAAGAAATCGCTGTGCTGTCGGAAAATCCGAAGGGCTGGCGCAAAGAGCTGAACTTAGTGAGCTGGAATGAACGCCCGCCAAAATTTGATTTGCGTGATTGGGCGCCTGACCATGAGAAAATGGGAAAAGGTGTTACATTAAGCAATGAAGAATTTGCTATTTTGAAAGAGACGCTCGCAAATATGTAG
- a CDS encoding patatin-like phospholipase family protein, which produces MTLKRMYVSDLLASWKVFQQSHLLFPFYPSHGQARSEFFAAVRRGEGYWVQRDSQWLLIEKVDAGETWRITNLLISTEMDWQTAFQLLETTARQMFKRSIQLKLEANLVIQQWLVTQGYHFNEGIWQKELVYHTGLVLGGGGARGAYQIGVWKALLEKNIQFEVITGTSVGGLNGALIAQGDYDQAFSLWKEIETDKVLDITFKEVEILDFSAQVDQLRTFIRTSLKQKGLSSEPLRRLLEERLDPKKIQMGCPFSIVTTKVPAFQEVIVSLNDCPKEEIIDWLLASSAFFPMMAMAKLKGEFYVDGGYRNNLPVDIALREPITEVIIVDVHGPGLDRKYRLSDGIAELYLASPWSLGDLLLFHSDRSSENIDLGYLEAKRAFGELQGYRYFFEDRADFETLTKNFLRSVKKAFPIDAASLYPELQKYFRQSIPVEMLSLAFLEFFAYWVKVPPVRVYTPEEFIEILLQQFEMPVKGTIPFSVQEQIEDFIENHNVFSDYYHVLQLYQRKGAFKSFYHRWPIPTLLALFLNYIREGSI; this is translated from the coding sequence ATGACGCTCAAAAGGATGTACGTTTCGGATCTATTAGCGAGTTGGAAAGTGTTCCAGCAATCACATTTGCTTTTTCCTTTCTATCCCTCTCACGGACAAGCGCGTTCAGAATTTTTTGCTGCTGTCAGACGCGGGGAAGGGTATTGGGTTCAGCGTGATTCTCAATGGCTGTTAATAGAGAAAGTCGATGCCGGAGAGACTTGGCGAATCACTAACTTGTTGATTTCAACTGAAATGGACTGGCAGACCGCTTTTCAATTATTAGAAACGACAGCCCGTCAAATGTTCAAACGATCCATACAATTGAAGCTTGAGGCAAACTTGGTTATTCAGCAATGGTTAGTGACGCAAGGGTATCATTTCAATGAAGGTATCTGGCAGAAAGAATTGGTCTATCATACAGGACTTGTCTTAGGTGGCGGCGGTGCGCGTGGTGCCTATCAAATCGGTGTTTGGAAAGCGCTATTGGAGAAAAACATTCAATTTGAAGTGATTACGGGTACGTCAGTCGGAGGGTTAAATGGCGCATTGATTGCCCAAGGGGACTATGATCAGGCCTTCTCTCTATGGAAAGAAATTGAAACGGACAAGGTTTTAGATATTACCTTTAAAGAGGTGGAGATACTGGATTTTTCCGCGCAGGTCGACCAATTGCGAACCTTTATTCGAACCTCTTTAAAACAAAAAGGACTCTCTTCCGAGCCGCTTAGAAGGTTGCTGGAGGAACGGTTGGATCCGAAAAAGATTCAGATGGGTTGCCCATTTTCTATCGTGACAACAAAAGTTCCGGCTTTTCAGGAAGTCATTGTTTCGTTGAATGATTGCCCCAAAGAAGAGATTATTGACTGGCTGCTAGCTTCTTCCGCCTTTTTCCCCATGATGGCAATGGCAAAATTAAAGGGTGAGTTCTATGTAGACGGGGGCTATCGCAACAATTTACCCGTGGATATCGCTTTGAGAGAGCCGATTACTGAGGTGATCATAGTAGATGTTCATGGTCCTGGACTAGATAGGAAATATCGGTTGTCAGACGGAATTGCTGAGCTATACTTGGCCAGTCCGTGGAGTTTGGGAGATTTATTATTGTTTCATAGTGATCGTTCGTCAGAAAATATTGATCTGGGCTATTTAGAGGCTAAACGAGCATTTGGAGAGTTGCAAGGCTATCGTTACTTTTTTGAGGACCGTGCTGATTTTGAAACGCTAACAAAAAACTTTTTACGCAGTGTTAAAAAAGCATTTCCAATTGACGCAGCGTCTCTTTATCCAGAACTGCAAAAATATTTTCGACAAAGTATCCCGGTAGAGATGCTAAGCTTAGCCTTCTTGGAATTCTTTGCCTATTGGGTAAAGGTACCACCAGTGAGAGTCTATACCCCGGAAGAATTTATCGAGATCCTCTTGCAGCAATTTGAGATGCCAGTCAAAGGGACGATCCCGTTCTCTGTCCAAGAGCAGATTGAAGATTTTATTGAGAATCATAATGTGTTTTCAGATTATTACCACGTGCTGCAACTGTATCAGAGAAAAGGCGCCTTTAAATCTTTTTATCACCGTTGGCCGATTCCGACGCTGCTAGCACTTTTTTTAAACTATATACGTGAAGGTTCTATTTAA